From the genome of Chionomys nivalis chromosome 19, mChiNiv1.1, whole genome shotgun sequence, one region includes:
- the Lrrc3 gene encoding leucine-rich repeat-containing protein 3, whose protein sequence is MGPRGRQSPSQGSCFFILFCLRLGASCPQACQCPDHAGAVAVHCSSRGLQEIPRDIPADTVLLKLDANRISRVPNGAFQNLPQLRELDLSHNAIEAIGPAAFSGLAGGLRLLDLSHNRIRRIPKDALGKLSAKIRLSHNPLHCECALQEALWELKLDPDSVDEIACHTSAQEQFVGKPLIQVLDSGASFCSTHRKTTDVAMLVTMFCWFTMVIAYVVYYVRHNQEDARRHLEYLKSLPSAPVSKDPLSPVP, encoded by the coding sequence ATGGGCcccaggggcaggcagagccccTCGCAGGGGTCTTGTTTCTTCATCCTCTTCTGCTTGCGCTTAGGTGCCTCCTGCCCACAGGCCTGCCAGTGCCCTGACCATGCTGGGGCTGTGGCTGTCCACTGCAGTTCAAGAGGTCTGCAGGAGATCCCTAGAGACATCCCAGCGGACACGGTGCTCCTGAAGCTAGACGCCAACAGAATCTCCCGAGTCCCCAACGGAGCCTTCCAGAACCTGCCCCAGCTGAGGGAGCTGGACCTGTCCCATAATGCCATCGAGGCCATAGGGCCTGCAGCCTTCTCAGGTCTGGCTGGAGGCCTGCGGCTTCTGGATCTATCCCACAATCGCATCCGAAGAATTCCAAAGGACGCACTGGGCAAGTTGAGTGCCAAGATCCGCCTGTCCCACAATCCACTGCACTGTGAGTGTGCCCTGCAGGAGGCCCTGTGGGAGCTGAAACTGGACCCTGACTCTGTGGATGAAATTGCCTGCCACACCTCGGCTCAGGAGCAGTTCGTGGGGAAGCCACTGATCCAGGTCTTGGACTCAGGCGCGAGCTTTTGCAGTACCCACCGGAAGACCACCGATGTGGCCATGCTGGTCACTATGTTCTGCTGGTTCACCATGGTGATCGCCTATGTGGTGTACTACGTGCGCCACAACCAGGAGGATGCCAGACGACACCTGGAGTACCTGAAGTCCCTGCCTAGCGCACCAGTCTCCAAGGATCCTCTCAGCCCTGTGCCCTAG